TTACCGCGCATATCAAAAAACTTACCGAAGCCGGACTTATTAATGTCACAACCTCTTCCGGGGTGCGGGGCTCGCAAAAGCTGTGCACTTTGGCCGTTGATAAGATTATTATTGATATCATAGGCAATAACATACAGACCAATGCGTATGACTTTGAAGTGGATGTGGGGCATTATTCGGATTATGAAGTCTATCCCACATGCGGCATTGTTACCAAAGACTCCATTATAGGCGAACTTGACGATCCTAGATATTTTTCTTATCCCGAGCGGTTTAACGCGGGTCTTTTGTGGTTTACGGAAGGTTTTGTTGAATACAAAATCCCCAACGCCTTAAAACCAAACCAAAAAGCGATTGAGCTGCAATTCACTTTTGAGATCGCGAGCGAAGCGCCGGGCTTTTCTTCGCAATATCCTTCGGATATATATTTTAGCGTCAATGGAATAGAGCTTGGTTTTTGGACCTCGCCGGGCGAGTTTAATGACCGGCCGGGCATAGTTTCGCCTAGCTGGTGGTTTAAAAACTTGGGGCAATACGGGCGATATAAGCTGCTTATCATCAATAAAGACGGGACATTTATTGACGGCCTTCCCATAGGCCCCACAACAATAGACAACCTTGAGATATACCATAACTCTAATATAACTTTCCGCATAGAAGCGCCCAAAAAAGCCGCCAATAGAGGCGGGGTGACTTTGTTTGGCAAAACCTTTGGCGATTATCCCAGCGGCATAAAAATAAGGCTGGTCTATGAAAATAAAACAAAAAACGGCAATGGCAATGAATAAATAATAGCGGTTAACGCTTTTTCAAATTTAAAATACATATTAGATATAAAAAGGGTCTTAAATATTTTAAGACCCTTTTTATTTAATAATTTGGCGCTGATTGATAAATAAATTTGATTATTTTGATTTTAATTTTATGTTTCTGTCTTTTAGCCAATTAACGCTCAAATCCAGCCATTGGTCTGCCTTGGCGCTTGCTTGGGCTATTGTCTTAGGGGCGTTTGTGTCCAGTTGGGCGGTAGCGAGGCCGTGATCGCCTTTTTCAAAGACATGCAGCTCAAAGGGCACATTGTTTTTTTCGCAAGCCAGCGCGTAAACAAGACTGTTATATACGGGCACAGCTTTGTCCGTATAGGTATGCCAAATAAAAGCGGGCGAAGAGTCGCCCTTGACCCTATGTTCTAGCGATAAGTAACGCTTAAGGTTTTGGTCGTCGCCGCAAAGGGCGTCAAACGAGCCCGCGTGGGATTTTTGGCCGCTTGTAATAACGGGATAGCTCAAGATAACGGCGTCGGGCCTTATTAAATCCGCGCGTTTGCCAAAAATGCCCCTCAAGACAGGGTCGTCAAACAAATTGGCAAGACAGCCGCATAAATGCCCGCCCGCCGAAAAACCGACGGCGCAAATCATATCTTTGGATATATTAAATATTTTCGCGTTTTCCCTTATATAAATCATTGCCATGGCGGCTTCTTGGACCTGCGTGGGATAATTTCGGACGGCGCCTACGGTATAATCCAAAACAAATGCTTGAAAACCATAAACCGAATATCGCAGCGCGATTGGGTCGGCTTCCCTATCGGACACAAAGGCATAACCGCCGCCGGGCAAAACTAACATGGCAGGATAAATATAATCTTGACCATAGGTTTGGGGCTGGGCTTTGGTAAAGCATTTTAGGTAGCCTTTAAAGCCTTCCTTGCGTTCTAATTTAAAATACTCATACAAATTAACAGTTTTTATTTCCATTTTGGTTCCTCTTGATTTATTTATTATATCATAATTAAAAAAAATAAGTTTTTTATTTTTGAAGCAATTTTTTTTAAATAATCGCTTAAAAAGCGTTATATCGGTTTTGGCTTGTCTTTTTTAAGGCAAAGTATTTTACTTATCTTATATCAAATAATATAATTATCAAAAAGAGGCAAAACCAATTGAAAAAAAATTTTAAACTGTATATATCTTTATTCTTGGCCACTCTAAAGATAAGCGCTTTTACTTTTGGGGGCGGCTTTGTCATTATTTCGCTGATGAGAAAGGAATTTGTCCAAAAGCGCAAATGGCTTACCGACCAAGAAATGCTCAATTTTACGGCGCTCGCCCAGTCGTCGCCCGGCGCGGTCGCTATTAATACTTGTTTGTTGGTAGGGCATCATATAGGCGGGTTTTTGGGCGCGGCGCTCACGGTGCTGGCCGCGGCCTTGCCGCCCTTGACAATAATATCAATCATTTCATTATTCTATACCGTAATACGAGACAACATGATTGTAAGCTATATCCTAATGGGAATGCAGGCGGGAGTCGCCGCCGTGCTTTGCGATGTTATTATGGGTTTAAGCGCTTCCGTTTGGCGCGAAAGCAGAACTTTTGCGCTTGTTGTTATGATTTTGAGTTTTTTGGCTCTGGCGCTATTGTCTATTAATGTCATTTTTGTAATAGCGGCTTGCGCCGTTGCGGGCGTTATATACTTTGGCAAAACCAATAAAAAAGGATTAAAAAATGATTTATCTTGAGCTGTTTTGTGCGTTTTTTAAAATAGGGCTTTTTTCTATAGGCGGCGGATATGCCGCGATGCCTTTGATAGAACAGCAAATCGTCGTCAAAAACGCTTGGATTACGATAAACGAGTTTGCCGACCTTGTGGTTATAGCCGAAACGACCCCCGGACCCATCGCGCTTAACGCGGCAACCTTTGTGGGCACGCAGGTAGCGGGTTTGGGCGGCGCAATAGTCGCGACAATCGGTTTTATAACGCCGTCGGCGATTATAATATCTTTTTTGTTGTTTTTATATAACAGATACAAAAACCTTGGATTTGTCAACAAAGCGTTAAAAGGCTTGCGGCCCGCCGTCGTGGGATTTGTCGCGGCAGCGACGCTGACAATCTTGAAACTTACTTTTCTCTCCCAAAGCGCCGCGACTATAGGCTCAGTTAATTTGGTTTCAATAATAATCTTTGTAATCGCGCTTTTTGCGCTAAGAAAATTAAAGGCAAAACCTATATTAGTCATGCTGGGCGCGGGCTTTTTGGGCTTTTTGGTTTACGGCGGCTTGGAATTGTTTTTATAACCAAAAAGCAAGGGCTTAATCTTTCTGATAAGTCGTGAATTTTAAAAATGTTTCTATAATCAAAAAAATGGCGCTTTTGTTTTAACTATAAGCGCCTAATTATTTAAAATAAAAAAGGAAGTCTTAGATTTTAGACTTCCTTGTTTTAATTTAATTTCATTCTTTTCTTTCAGCGTTTGTTAAGGGGGGTGTATTTTCTTCTTTCTTGGACGCTCATGTATGCGGGGCGGATAATTTTGCCGGCGTTAATGAGCTCTTCCAAGCGGTGCGCGCTCCAGCCCACTATCCTGGAGATCGCGAAAATAGGAGTGTATAATTCTATTGGCAAGCCCAGCATATTATACACAAAACCGCTATAAAAATCCACATTGGCGCTGACGCCCTTATACATTTTGCGCTCCTCGGCGATTATTTGAGGCGCGAGCTCTTCTACGATGGAATAAAGCACATATTCGTCATGCAGCCCTTTTTCTTGGGAAAGCTTTTCCACAAATGATTTGAATATGGTCGCTCTGGGGTCCGATAACGAATAAATCGCGTGCCCTATGCCGTATATCAAGCCCGCTTTATCAAACGCTTCTTTGTGCAAAATCTTTTTTAGATACGCTCTGACTTCGTCTTTATCCTTCCAATCCTTGACATTGGCTTTGATATCCTCAAACATCGCGATTACCTTGGCGTTGGCGCCGCCGTGTTTAGGGCCTTTTAAGGAGCCCAGCGCCGCCGCTATCGCCGAATATGTATCCGTGCCCGACGAAGTGACCACGCGCGTGGTAAATGTGGAGTTATTGCCGCCGCCGTGCTCGGCATGCAGCACAAGCGCCAAATCAAGTATTACGGCTTCTAGCCGGGTGTATTTGCTGT
The nucleotide sequence above comes from Clostridiales bacterium. Encoded proteins:
- a CDS encoding winged helix-turn-helix transcriptional regulator, with amino-acid sequence MKNITNINDCLPVCAALSSQVRIDIINLLLKNKSMNLDSLAKILGLTNGAITAHIKKLTEAGLINVTTSSGVRGSQKLCTLAVDKIIIDIIGNNIQTNAYDFEVDVGHYSDYEVYPTCGIVTKDSIIGELDDPRYFSYPERFNAGLLWFTEGFVEYKIPNALKPNQKAIELQFTFEIASEAPGFSSQYPSDIYFSVNGIELGFWTSPGEFNDRPGIVSPSWWFKNLGQYGRYKLLIINKDGTFIDGLPIGPTTIDNLEIYHNSNITFRIEAPKKAANRGGVTLFGKTFGDYPSGIKIRLVYENKTKNGNGNE
- a CDS encoding alpha/beta hydrolase; the protein is MEIKTVNLYEYFKLERKEGFKGYLKCFTKAQPQTYGQDYIYPAMLVLPGGGYAFVSDREADPIALRYSVYGFQAFVLDYTVGAVRNYPTQVQEAAMAMIYIRENAKIFNISKDMICAVGFSAGGHLCGCLANLFDDPVLRGIFGKRADLIRPDAVILSYPVITSGQKSHAGSFDALCGDDQNLKRYLSLEHRVKGDSSPAFIWHTYTDKAVPVYNSLVYALACEKNNVPFELHVFEKGDHGLATAQLDTNAPKTIAQASAKADQWLDLSVNWLKDRNIKLKSK
- a CDS encoding chromate transporter — encoded protein: MKKNFKLYISLFLATLKISAFTFGGGFVIISLMRKEFVQKRKWLTDQEMLNFTALAQSSPGAVAINTCLLVGHHIGGFLGAALTVLAAALPPLTIISIISLFYTVIRDNMIVSYILMGMQAGVAAVLCDVIMGLSASVWRESRTFALVVMILSFLALALLSINVIFVIAACAVAGVIYFGKTNKKGLKNDLS
- a CDS encoding chromate transporter codes for the protein MIYLELFCAFFKIGLFSIGGGYAAMPLIEQQIVVKNAWITINEFADLVVIAETTPGPIALNAATFVGTQVAGLGGAIVATIGFITPSAIIISFLLFLYNRYKNLGFVNKALKGLRPAVVGFVAAATLTILKLTFLSQSAATIGSVNLVSIIIFVIALFALRKLKAKPILVMLGAGFLGFLVYGGLELFL
- a CDS encoding citrate/2-methylcitrate synthase, with the protein product MGRDYSAITDEIIKLSELLYKDNRIDPDLYLEHKVYRGLRDLEGKGVLTGLTKISEIESFRLEDGKKVFIDGKLYYRGYDVQELVNGFINEGRFGFEEIAFLLLFGELPTKDELEEFKSLLSSYRSLPSSFVRDVIMKAPSSDMMVTLARSVLTLYSYDKNANDIFIPNVLRQCLQLIATFPLLAVYGFQAYEYYLTDKTSFFIHEPRPELSTAENILHMLRIDSKYTRLEAVILDLALVLHAEHGGGNNSTFTTRVVTSSGTDTYSAIAAALGSLKGPKHGGANAKVIAMFEDIKANVKDWKDKDEVRAYLKKILHKEAFDKAGLIYGIGHAIYSLSDPRATIFKSFVEKLSQEKGLHDEYVLYSIVEELAPQIIAEERKMYKGVSANVDFYSGFVYNMLGLPIELYTPIFAISRIVGWSAHRLEELINAGKIIRPAYMSVQERRKYTPLNKR